The Podospora pseudocomata strain CBS 415.72m chromosome 1 map unlocalized CBS415.72m_1, whole genome shotgun sequence genome has a segment encoding these proteins:
- a CDS encoding uncharacterized protein (EggNog:ENOG503P390): protein MDGSYGNVFPTNRSMSPAVGSPAQANDMYKVNVSRQKTRKWANFKPQNYDGDDWGDEYEDDEPEPNPPPQSKPMGPRSPTEPQQFQRAVTMPESTGSLATLPSQSHQQPRKSSLDAATSPTSPSSLASPSRSPFVRPADIYRKLEEERKRSLESPRPALSSVTGPPVVDRPQYAAGAEAGSREDEERTGVNRDSRPGLATVPERRSEYGLEGLLDSYGSDEPSNEPASYTPHYTTSEAQPPAHAEDSKVDVGKQLRRYSTSPQLPLVTRMSGFGEDLFSPSSFLDSSNRQPSVPAVGVPAVGVPTTSTTTGTAQVSNDPSRTQSPALTLRQHQPQQSPSTPATQDINLASTAPETTAGETPLTHDSKHPVSPAAMEHGAETSSSAIAVQQDSGAPPSSNTPAQQQPAADLPREPAANKQSNEKGILRPSLPGGWVSETLATPGQALLPSQIEPVPAAVERAGGDANSGTPAEHAAFSMDSSHAPSYGGAGPVKESGLLETQKAPLPRPASPRALPPLRTTSPSLGTTSAMVPGSESKVSYETTEKVESDALAAPEPTTTTTETSEITPTAPLNPRRDPPEITTDVHPVLSPPSYGAGSMLEADTSSPLKENDVLSEEIMKSLSPVQSTEGFGNIHADSADAYQAAARSPVRESSYLGDVYDDYWTASEEKVEAGLLAAAATGQQPEAGRPSDAPSVSVAEPPREETAPSLDVKAVALSASSPTSPAKPAASEGGVGNTPVMEDTRKRFSWEAGFSDPAPVSIQPAIKEPAAEPKSLVLPAITTLPAELDAAPSSPAPGLKADAVPLADTVSQASSTLAPRSANATPIEPPSPISVLSDRPNGKSLAYADEKIAVEPPTGEERTSPTPENIAPQEQQQQQQLASRAVAPRKGSINILPFRQVLEMPMPLDRIRTFNDSRAQFAAIDTGLDEWLTMMTSRHPEHTNAFVAGFGSQQGLSPTGAPSQQFGGNGAHGLPANIPMPPPHQHGASGFSHLQHSAQVQKSKVLLMAAGKAGKGLFSKGRNKLRETGDKVFSSS from the exons ATGGACGGCTCCTATGGGAATGTATTTCCTACAAACCGGTCCAT gTCACCTGCTGTAGGGTCTCCGGCGCAAGCAAACGATATGTACAAGGTCAACGTTAGCAGACAAAAGACGAGAAAGTGGGCAAACTTCAAACCTCAGAACTATGATGGCGATGACTGGGGCGACGAGtacgaagacgacgagccTGAGCCGAACCCACCGCCGCAGTCGAAACCGATGGGACCGCGTTCCCCGACGGAACCACAGCAATTTCAGCGCGCTGTAACCATGCCGGAGAGCACAGGGTCGCTCGCTACGCTTCCATCACAATCTCATCAGCAGCCACGGAAGAGCAGCTTAGATGCCGCAACATCGCCCACAAGCCCGAGCTCGCTGGCTTCGCCGTCCAGATCCCCGTTCGTCCGACCGGCCGATATCTATCGCAAgttggaggaagaaagaaagcgtTCGTTAGAGTCTCCGAGGCCAGCTTTGAGCAGTGTTACGGGGCCACCTGTTGTCGACCGGCCACAATATGCCGCAGGAGCAGAAGCGGGAAGCagggaagatgaggaaagAACTGGTGTGAATCGAGATTCGAGACCTGGTTTGGCTACGGTTCCCGAGAGAAGGAGCGAATATGGGCTTGAAGGGCTTCTTGACAGCTACGGATCCGACGAGCCCAGCAATGAACCTGCGAGTTACACTCCTCATTATACAACCTCAGAGGCTCAACCTCCGGCGCATGCTGAAGATTCCAAGGTTGATGTAGGTAAGCAACTCCGGCGGTATTCAACAAGCCCCCAGCTACCGCTCGTGACCCGCATGTCGGGCTTTGGCGAAGACCTATTTTCCCCATCAAGCTTTCTCGACAGCTCAAACCGACAACCTTCTGTCCCAGCCGTTG GTGTCCCCGCCGTTGGTGtcccaacaacaagcacTACTACTGGCACCGCGCAGGTCTCAAATGATCCTTCACGGACACAGTCGCCAGCCCTTACACTTCGTCAACATCAGCCACAGCAATCACCCAGCACACCAGCAACTCAGGATATCAATTTGGCGTCGACCGCACCCGAAACCACAGCCGGGGAGACACCGTTGACCCACGATTCAAAGCATCCGGTCAGCCCGGCTGCCATGGAGCACGGGGCCGAAACTTCTAGTTCCGCCATTGCGGTTCAACAGGACTCTGGTGCGCCGCCGAGTTCGAACACTCCtgcccaacagcagccagcCGCAGATCTGCCGCGGGAACCTGCAGCAAACAAACAGTCCAACGAAAAAGGGATTCTCAGACCGTCGTTACCGGGTGGCTGGGTTTCCGAAACCCTAGCGACGCCAGGTCAAGCTTTGCTGCCTTCTCAGATTGAGCCCGTCCCAGCAGCAGTTGAGAGGGCTGGCGGAGACGCAAACTCGGGCACGCCAGCCGAACACGCTGCTTTCAGTATGGATAGCTCCCACGCACCTAGCTACGGCGGGGCAGGTCCTGTCAAAGAAAGCGGGCTGCTTGAAACACAAAAAGCACCTCTTCCACGCCCCGCCTCTCCTCGCGCGTTGCCACCACTCAGAACCACAAGCCCTTCGCTCGGCACAACATCTGCGATGGTTCCCGGCTCCGAATCAAAGGTGAGCTACGAAACGACCGAGAAGGTGGAGAGCGACGCTCTTGCGGCTCCCGAACCAACCACTACGACAACGGAAACCTCGGAAATCACGCCCACGGCGCCACTGAATCCACGTCGCGACCCGCCAGAGATCACCACTGATGTACATCCTGTCTTATCTCCGCCATCCTACGGGGCTGGGTCCATGCTGGAGGCAGACACAAGCTCGCCTTTGAAGGAGAACGATGTGCTGAGCGAAGAGATTATGAAGTCACTCAGTCCTGTCCAGTCAACAGAAGGATTCGGAAATATTCACGCAGACTCCGCGGACGCTTATCAAGCAGCCGCGCGGTCCCCTGTTCGGGAAAGCAGCTATCTGGGTGATGTTTATGATGACTACTGGACCGCGAGCGAAGAAAAGGTAGAAGCCGGGTTGCTTGCCGCTGCCGCAACTGGTCAGCAGCCGGAAGCAGGGAGACCCTCCGATGCCCCTAGCGTTTCTGTCGCGGAACCCCCCCGAGAAGAGACAGCTCCGTCGCTGGATGTGAAAGCTGTCGCCCTTTCCGCAAGCTCACCAACTAGCCCCGCGAAACCCGCAGCGTCGGAGGGCGGAGTTGGCAACACACCCGTGATGGAAGATACACGTAAGCGATTCTCATGGGAGGCTGGATTTAGCGATCCGGCGCCTGTGAGTATTCAGCCTGCGATAAAAGAACCGGCCGCTGAGCCGAAGTCTCTGGTACTTCCGGCCATCACAACACTACCAGCTGAGCTGGATGCCGCTCCATCAAGTCCTGCTCCTGGCTTGAAAGCCGACGCTGTGCCTCTTGCGGACACCGTCTCGCAAGCAAGCAGTACCCTTGCCCCTAGATCAGCCAACGCGACACCCATTGAACCACCATCTCCTATCTCAGTCCTTTCAGACAGACCTAATGGCAAAAGCCTAGCATACGCAGATGAAAAGATTGCTGTTGAGCCGCCAACGGGTGAAGAGCGTACATCGCCAACCCCTGAAAATATTGCaccacaagaacaacaacaacaacaacaacttgcTTCTCGGGCCGTGGCGCCGAGAAAAGGATCCATCAATATCCTTCCATTCCGGCAGGTTCTGGAGATGCCAATGCCGCTTGACAGGATTCGAACCTTTAACGATTCCAGAGCCCAGTTCGCCGCAATCGATACCGGGCTTGATGAGTGGCTCACGATGATGACATCGCGGCACCCCGAGCATACAAACGCATTTGTGGCAGGCTTTGGATCGCAGCAAGGGTTGTCACCGACCGGAGCCCCATCTCAACAGTTTGGTGGCAACGGCGCTCATGGCCTTCCGGCGAACATTCctatgccaccaccacatcaacacgGCGCAAGTGGATTTTCACATCTGCAACATAGTGCACAGGTACAGAAGAGCAAGGTGCTCTTGATGGCAGCAGGGAAAGCTGGAAAGGGATTGTTCAGCAAGGGCAGAAACAAGCTCCGGGAAACGGGTGACAAGGTGTTTTCAAGTTCATGA